A section of the Streptomyces sp. CG1 genome encodes:
- a CDS encoding 1,4-dihydroxy-6-naphthoate synthase, whose product MTSEPLQIAYSPCPNDTFVFDALAHGRVPGAPALDVTFADIDITNGMAERGEFDVLKVSYAVLPYILGEYALLPCGGALGRGCGPLVLTREADVDLTGRTVAVPSEKSTAYLLFRLWAADTLPGGGVGEIVVMPFHEIMPAVRDGKVDAGLVIHEARFTYQNYGLHKLADMGEHWERTTGLPIPLGAIVAKRSLGADTLTRLADSIRASVLAAWDDPEVSQPYVMAHAQEMDPAVADQHIGLYVNEFTAGLGEDGYAAVRGLLTRAAAEGLLPPLGPDALAFP is encoded by the coding sequence ATGACCAGTGAGCCTCTGCAGATCGCGTACTCGCCCTGCCCGAACGACACCTTCGTCTTCGACGCCCTCGCCCACGGCCGCGTCCCCGGCGCGCCCGCCCTGGACGTGACCTTCGCCGACATCGACATCACCAACGGCATGGCCGAGCGCGGCGAGTTCGACGTGCTGAAGGTGTCGTACGCCGTCCTGCCGTACATCCTCGGCGAATACGCGCTGCTGCCGTGCGGCGGTGCGCTGGGGCGGGGCTGCGGGCCGCTGGTGCTCACGCGGGAGGCCGATGTCGATCTGACGGGCCGTACGGTCGCGGTGCCGAGCGAGAAGTCGACCGCGTACCTGCTGTTCCGGCTGTGGGCGGCGGACACGCTCCCGGGCGGAGGGGTCGGTGAGATCGTGGTGATGCCGTTCCACGAGATCATGCCGGCCGTGCGGGACGGCAAGGTGGACGCAGGACTCGTCATCCACGAGGCCCGGTTCACGTACCAGAACTACGGCCTGCACAAGCTCGCCGACATGGGCGAGCACTGGGAGCGGACCACCGGGCTGCCGATCCCGCTCGGCGCGATCGTCGCCAAGCGCTCGCTGGGCGCGGACACGCTGACGCGGCTCGCCGACTCCATCCGCGCCTCCGTGCTGGCCGCCTGGGACGACCCCGAGGTGTCCCAGCCGTACGTCATGGCCCACGCCCAGGAGATGGACCCGGCCGTCGCCGACCAGCACATCGGGCTGTACGTCAACGAGTTCACCGCCGGCCTCGGCGAGGACGGCTATGCGGCGGTCCGCGGGCTGCTCACACGTGCGGCGGCCGAGGGGCTGTTGCCGCCCCTCGGCCCGGATGCGCTCGCTTTTCCCTGA
- a CDS encoding cold-shock protein: MPTGRVKWFNSEKGFGFLSRDDGGDVFVHSSVLPAGVDALKPGQRVEFGVVAGQRGDQALSVTVLEPAPSVAAAQRKKPDELASIVQDLTTLLENITPMLEKGRYPDKASGKQIAGLLRAVADQLDV; the protein is encoded by the coding sequence GTGCCGACCGGGCGTGTCAAATGGTTCAACAGCGAGAAGGGCTTCGGCTTTCTCTCCCGCGACGACGGCGGCGACGTCTTCGTCCATTCCTCTGTTCTCCCCGCCGGAGTCGATGCACTCAAGCCGGGACAGCGCGTGGAGTTCGGCGTCGTGGCCGGTCAACGCGGTGACCAGGCGCTGTCGGTGACCGTGCTGGAGCCGGCGCCGTCGGTCGCCGCCGCCCAGCGCAAGAAGCCGGACGAGCTGGCCTCGATCGTGCAGGACCTGACGACCCTTCTCGAGAACATCACGCCGATGCTCGAGAAGGGCCGCTACCCGGACAAGGCCTCCGGCAAGCAGATCGCCGGCCTGCTGCGGGCGGTCGCCGACCAGCTGGACGTATAG
- a CDS encoding HAD family hydrolase: protein MADMTLTIGFDLDMTLIDSRPGIRACYVALAERTGAYIDADLAVTRLGPPLVDELSHWFPEEEVPAMVGLYREMYPSIAIAATPAMDGAREAIAAVHAAGGRTLVVTAKYEPSAKLHLSHLGIEPDVVVGDLWAEQKAEALREYGAGVYVGDHVGDVRGARTAGALSLAVATGPCTADELRAAGADVVLDDLSAFPDWLTGYRAVG from the coding sequence ATGGCCGATATGACTTTGACCATCGGCTTCGACCTCGACATGACCCTCATCGACTCCCGGCCGGGGATCCGCGCCTGCTACGTGGCCCTGGCGGAGCGGACCGGGGCGTACATCGACGCCGATCTGGCGGTGACCCGGCTGGGCCCGCCGCTCGTGGACGAGCTGAGCCACTGGTTCCCGGAGGAGGAGGTCCCCGCGATGGTCGGCCTGTACCGGGAGATGTACCCGTCGATCGCCATCGCCGCGACGCCCGCCATGGACGGCGCCCGGGAGGCGATAGCCGCGGTGCACGCGGCGGGCGGCCGGACCCTCGTGGTCACGGCGAAGTACGAGCCCAGCGCCAAGCTGCACCTGTCCCACCTCGGCATCGAGCCGGACGTGGTGGTGGGCGATCTGTGGGCCGAGCAGAAGGCGGAGGCGCTGCGCGAGTACGGCGCGGGCGTGTACGTCGGCGACCATGTCGGGGACGTGCGCGGGGCGCGTACGGCCGGCGCACTGTCGCTCGCCGTGGCGACCGGCCCCTGCACCGCCGATGAACTGCGCGCCGCCGGGGCGGACGTCGTCCTCGACGACCTCTCCGCCTTCCCGGACTGGCTGACCGGCTACCGGGCGGTCGGCTGA